The following is a genomic window from Candidatus Ozemobacteraceae bacterium.
GCCGTTCCATTTCGACGATCCGGCGGCGAAGCTCCTCGACCTGCTGATAGATTCTGTAGACATCGTGAAAGCCCGGCGACGTGCGAAGGGCGGCGTCGAGTTCGTTCAGCGCTTCCTGCGGCCTGTTCAGAGCCAGGAGCAGTCGCGCGGCATCGAGCCTGAACTGCTCGGAAGCCGGATCGAGCTCGATCGCGTGCCGTATCAGGGGAAGGGCGTTGGCGGTGGCGGACGCGGCGGCGATGATACGGGCCCGTTCCGACCAGAACAAGGCTTCCCGGGGATTGATGTCAACGGCCCGTGCGTAATGTCCGAGCGCGGCCTCCGCATCGGAGCGGGCTTCGGCGGCGCGTGCGGAAAGCGCCCAGACCATCGGATCGGACGGCCGCTGCATTCTCAGGTCGACCAGCCGGGCCTCGGCCGTGCGGATATCGCCGGCGGCGAGTTCGGCAGAGGCGGCGTCGAGCTGCTGTTGATGCCGTGTTTCCCTGACGGCGAGCAGAAGATATATCAGAAGCAGGGCGATGGCGAGCGGGCGAACCTTCGCGGTTGAGTTCGTCGCAGTTTCAGCGGAAGGCTGTCCGGAAGTCGAGCCTGAGGCGAGGAGAGCGCCGACGGCCAGGGCGAAAAAGGCTGATGTCGGCAGCATTCGCGAGGAGAATCCGCTCAGGTTGTGGAGAAAAAAGACCGCCCAGCAGCCGGCTGCCGCTCCGGCAGGCCAGGAAGGGGGTGACGAGACTGCCCGCTTCGCGACGACCCACCAGAGGATGAGGCTGAGAATCGCGAGCAGGGCCGCGGCGAGCGGCCCGGCCTCGACGAAGGTCTGGAGAAACTCGTTGTGGGCGTTCATGGGATAATCCCCGCCGACGCACCTGAAGCGCGGATACACCTGGGAAAACGTGTGGAGACCGTAGCCGGTCCAGGGAACGCTCGCGGCCGCCGCGTAGATGCCCTTGTTGATCAACGTGCGCTGGGAGAACGTCATGTCCTTTGTGTTGCCGATGCTGATGAATCGATACTTGAACGGGCCGGATAAAAATATGATAATCAATATAAGAGCGACGATAGAAAGAATGCGGGCTGCGCCGGACCATGGCCCTTTCGGCGACGGCTTCCAGATGATCGTCGAAACGACGACTCCGGCGATCGCCGCCAGGTAGGCGCCGCGGCTGAAGGTCATCAGCAGGGCGACGCCCGTCGTCAGCAGGGCCGCCCCGAAAAACGCCTGGAGTCTCGATTCGTGCTTTCGCCACTCCTCCGATGCGAGGGCGAGGCCGCAGATCTGCCAGGGGATCAGGGCGGCCAGGAAGGCGCCGAACACGTTCGGGTCGGTGAAGATGCCGGCGCACCTCGTCCGTATGACGGCGCGCAGAGCGGGATCGGCCCATGTGAGCGGCATCGGGGCCCCTTCCGCGTATTCCTGGAGGGCCAGGGCACCGTGAAACAGCCCCGCCAGCCCGGCGGAGAAGCAGATGCCGGCGAGCCATCCCGAACGCCCCGCGTCGCCGGCTGCCGCCGCGGTCAGCATCACGAGGGCGAGCAGTTTCAGGAAGGCCGGAAACGACGCGGCCGCGTTCTCGGATGTGGCTACGGAGAGGCCGATCAGGACGAGCCAGACAGAAACGAGATGCCAGAATCGGCGCGCAGGCCCTCCGGATGCCGCCCGTGCGGCGCCTTCAGGCCCGGCGATGCCGAGCAACCGGCCGAGAAGCAGGCCGGCCGCCGCCATTTCGAGCAGGAAGACGGCGGTCGTCTCGCCGCCGGCGTAGATCACGGGCAGGACGAGGATGACGAACGCAGGCAGGAACCCTGCGAACATCGCTTCCGGCATGACTGGCTCAGCCCTGCGGGTCGGGGGCGACGGGGCCGTTGAGACCGTTGGGCTGCGTGAAGGGCTTGCGCTCGATGATCAGCCACTGTTTCGCCAGTTCAGCCATCGTCTGCAGACAGTTCCGGTAATGCGCGTAATCGTTTCCCGGCATGTACGTCTTGCGCGAAACCCTGAACCGGTCGGTGAACTGGAGGGTCTGCCTGTGGTGAGTGAG
Proteins encoded in this region:
- a CDS encoding O-antigen ligase family protein, giving the protein MPEAMFAGFLPAFVILVLPVIYAGGETTAVFLLEMAAAGLLLGRLLGIAGPEGAARAASGGPARRFWHLVSVWLVLIGLSVATSENAAASFPAFLKLLALVMLTAAAAGDAGRSGWLAGICFSAGLAGLFHGALALQEYAEGAPMPLTWADPALRAVIRTRCAGIFTDPNVFGAFLAALIPWQICGLALASEEWRKHESRLQAFFGAALLTTGVALLMTFSRGAYLAAIAGVVVSTIIWKPSPKGPWSGAARILSIVALILIIIFLSGPFKYRFISIGNTKDMTFSQRTLINKGIYAAAASVPWTGYGLHTFSQVYPRFRCVGGDYPMNAHNEFLQTFVEAGPLAAALLAILSLILWWVVAKRAVSSPPSWPAGAAAGCWAVFFLHNLSGFSSRMLPTSAFFALAVGALLASGSTSGQPSAETATNSTAKVRPLAIALLLIYLLLAVRETRHQQQLDAASAELAAGDIRTAEARLVDLRMQRPSDPMVWALSARAAEARSDAEAALGHYARAVDINPREALFWSERARIIAAASATANALPLIRHAIELDPASEQFRLDAARLLLALNRPQEALNELDAALRTSPGFHDVYRIYQQVEELRRRIVEMERPTAAEEPSVAPGFSR